A region of Desulfolithobacter dissulfuricans DNA encodes the following proteins:
- a CDS encoding TRAP transporter large permease, protein MTGIIMFLAALALLTLGYPVAFTFGAVAMFFGAIAAYIELLPHPALAAVAEEFFLMFSMMPFRIYSIMTNTILMAVPLFIFMGIVLQKSQLAERLLESMGVLFGKVRGGLAISTVLVGTLLAASTGVVGASVVAMGVISLPVMLKYGYSKKIATGTICASGTLGQIIPPSIVLIILGDVFQLPVGDLFQAALWPGLTLVACYIFYILVVAFLKPEVAPAINVDPADRKGSLKRAIFAILPPMTLIVLVLGSIFAGVATPTESASVGALGSMILAAMYRKLSWKIVMDSSLETVKITAMVFAILIGATAFSMVFVYTGADSIVEQFMTNLPGEKWGFLVLSMVAIMLLGFFIDFIEISYIVVPILLPIADTIGINPMWFAILIAMNLQSSFLTPPFGFSLFYLKGVSPPEVHTTDIYKGVLPFICIQVLVLASLVIFPGLYGFK, encoded by the coding sequence ATGACTGGTATCATCATGTTCCTTGCAGCGCTTGCGCTGCTCACCCTGGGCTATCCGGTGGCATTCACCTTCGGGGCCGTGGCCATGTTTTTCGGGGCCATTGCCGCCTATATCGAGCTGCTACCCCATCCGGCGCTGGCCGCGGTGGCGGAAGAGTTTTTTCTCATGTTCTCCATGATGCCGTTTCGCATCTACTCCATCATGACCAACACCATTCTCATGGCCGTGCCGCTTTTTATCTTCATGGGCATTGTCCTGCAGAAGTCACAGCTGGCCGAGCGGCTGCTGGAATCCATGGGGGTGCTGTTCGGCAAGGTCCGCGGTGGCCTGGCCATCTCCACTGTCCTGGTGGGAACGCTGCTGGCCGCCTCCACCGGCGTGGTCGGCGCCAGCGTGGTGGCCATGGGGGTTATTTCCCTGCCGGTCATGCTCAAGTACGGCTACTCCAAGAAGATCGCCACCGGTACCATCTGCGCTTCGGGAACTCTCGGGCAGATCATTCCGCCCTCCATTGTCCTGATCATCCTGGGCGACGTGTTCCAGCTCCCGGTGGGTGACCTCTTTCAGGCCGCACTCTGGCCGGGCCTGACCCTGGTGGCCTGCTATATCTTCTATATTCTTGTCGTTGCCTTTCTGAAGCCCGAGGTGGCGCCGGCCATCAACGTGGACCCGGCCGACAGAAAGGGTTCTCTGAAGCGGGCGATCTTTGCCATCCTGCCGCCCATGACCCTGATCGTCCTGGTGCTGGGCTCCATCTTTGCCGGGGTGGCCACTCCGACCGAGTCTGCTTCGGTGGGGGCCCTTGGCTCCATGATCCTTGCGGCCATGTATCGGAAGCTGAGCTGGAAGATCGTCATGGACTCCTCCCTGGAAACCGTCAAAATCACCGCCATGGTCTTTGCCATCCTCATCGGTGCCACGGCCTTTTCCATGGTGTTTGTCTACACCGGGGCGGATTCCATAGTGGAGCAGTTCATGACCAACCTGCCCGGTGAGAAATGGGGTTTCCTGGTCCTCTCCATGGTGGCGATCATGCTGCTCGGGTTTTTTATCGATTTCATCGAGATTTCCTATATCGTGGTCCCGATCCTGCTGCCCATCGCCGACACCATCGGTATCAACCCCATGTGGTTTGCCATATTGATCGCCATGAACCTGCAGAGTTCGTTTCTTACCCCGCCCTTTGGCTTTTCTCTCTTCTACCTGAAGGGCGTCTCGCCTCCTGAGGTGCACACCACGGATATCTATAAGGGGGTCCTGCCCTTTATCTGTATCCAGGTTCTGGTGCTGGCATCCCTTGTAATCTTCCCTGGACTGTACGGATTCAAATGA
- a CDS encoding TRAP transporter small permease subunit → MAQLSVMLDILEKIIIKMVNGLGRILSVLLLLMVLNVSWDVMMRYLFHNSSVGMQEMEWHLFAVIILFGISVALKDEGHVRVDFLFDKFSPRKKAIVNIIGTLFFLIPLALLIFGGSLEFVRDAYETHEISEDPGGLPFRWVIKGMIPLSFGFLIISAIGYILQNVRKLREIK, encoded by the coding sequence TTGGCACAGTTATCGGTCATGCTGGATATCCTCGAAAAGATAATAATAAAAATGGTGAACGGACTGGGCAGGATTTTGTCGGTGCTCCTCCTGCTCATGGTCCTCAATGTCTCCTGGGACGTGATGATGCGCTATCTCTTCCACAACTCCTCGGTGGGCATGCAGGAGATGGAGTGGCATCTGTTCGCTGTCATCATCCTCTTTGGTATCTCCGTGGCCCTCAAGGACGAGGGGCATGTCCGGGTGGACTTTCTGTTTGATAAATTCAGCCCGCGCAAAAAGGCGATCGTCAACATCATCGGCACCCTGTTCTTCCTCATCCCCCTGGCCCTGCTCATCTTCGGCGGCTCGCTGGAATTTGTCCGGGACGCCTACGAGACCCATGAGATCTCTGAAGATCCCGGCGGGCTCCCTTTCCGGTGGGTCATCAAGGGGATGATTCCGCTGTCCTTTGGATTCCTGATCATCAGCGCCATCGGGTACATCCTCCAGAACGTCAGGAAGTTGAGGGAGATAAAATGA
- a CDS encoding cupin domain-containing protein, with product MKKIDLNETREFSPLGMKSIVLHDSEFFKILNFNIKGGSIFPVHSHDLDGQLSILVIEGEGAFLADNDEEIPARTGDMLISDIREPHGVKADTDMRIVVTIAPPI from the coding sequence ATGAAAAAGATAGATCTCAACGAGACCAGGGAGTTCAGTCCCCTGGGGATGAAGAGTATCGTGCTGCACGATTCTGAGTTTTTCAAGATTCTCAACTTCAACATCAAGGGCGGTTCCATCTTTCCGGTCCACAGCCATGATCTGGACGGTCAGCTGAGTATCCTGGTGATCGAGGGAGAGGGGGCTTTTCTGGCGGACAACGACGAAGAGATTCCGGCCAGGACCGGGGACATGCTGATCTCGGATATTCGTGAGCCCCACGGGGTCAAGGCGGATACGGACATGCGCATTGTGGTGACTATTGCGCCGCCTATTTGA
- a CDS encoding TRAP transporter substrate-binding protein, with the protein MKILTRAVVALAALAMLATPALAQKTVKWKLAMTWPSTLTPLASPPLRLAEMVKEMSGGKFIIKVEGKEKHKAPLGILDMVKGGQYQMGHSASYYWKGKDMSMVFFTTVPFGMTAFEQYAWFYYGDGMKYMQQVYDRYKVLSYPGGNTGVQMGGWFRKEIKSLDDLKGLKMRIPGLAGEVFAKLGVNVTNIPAGELYTSLDRGTIDALEWVGPGMDIKMGFHKIAPYYYTGWHEPASEMQFLINKRAYSKLPPEYQAMLQSAMKAVASEMYFENFAGSAEAWEKMKTEYPNIKVKTFPKPVLKAMKKATDEVLNSYAAKDPVFKEILESQRSFMKKARQWTIISDYNYIKTCLELEED; encoded by the coding sequence CGGCGCTGGCCCAGAAAACCGTGAAATGGAAGCTGGCCATGACCTGGCCCTCGACCCTTACTCCGCTGGCCTCTCCGCCCCTGCGGCTGGCCGAGATGGTCAAGGAGATGAGCGGCGGCAAGTTCATCATCAAGGTGGAAGGCAAGGAAAAGCACAAGGCGCCGCTGGGCATTCTTGATATGGTCAAGGGTGGCCAGTACCAGATGGGCCACAGCGCGTCCTACTACTGGAAGGGTAAGGACATGAGCATGGTCTTCTTTACCACCGTGCCCTTCGGCATGACCGCCTTTGAGCAGTATGCCTGGTTTTACTATGGCGACGGCATGAAGTACATGCAGCAGGTCTATGACCGCTACAAGGTCCTCAGCTATCCCGGCGGCAACACCGGCGTGCAGATGGGCGGCTGGTTCCGGAAGGAGATAAAGTCCCTCGATGACCTGAAGGGCCTGAAGATGAGGATTCCCGGCCTGGCCGGCGAGGTGTTTGCCAAGCTGGGCGTCAACGTGACCAATATCCCGGCCGGTGAGCTCTATACCTCCCTTGATCGGGGCACCATCGACGCCCTGGAGTGGGTTGGCCCGGGCATGGACATCAAGATGGGTTTCCACAAGATCGCGCCCTATTACTACACCGGCTGGCATGAACCGGCCTCCGAGATGCAGTTCCTGATCAACAAGCGGGCCTACAGCAAGCTGCCGCCCGAGTACCAGGCCATGCTCCAGTCCGCCATGAAGGCTGTGGCCTCGGAGATGTATTTCGAGAACTTTGCCGGCAGCGCCGAGGCCTGGGAGAAGATGAAGACCGAGTACCCCAACATCAAGGTCAAGACCTTCCCCAAACCGGTTCTCAAGGCTATGAAAAAGGCCACCGACGAGGTGCTTAACTCCTATGCCGCCAAAGATCCGGTATTTAAGGAGATCCTCGAATCCCAGCGGTCGTTCATGAAAAAGGCCCGCCAGTGGACCATTATCTCCGACTACAACTACATCAAGACCTGCCTGGAGCTGGAAGAAGACTGA
- a CDS encoding glutamine--tRNA ligase/YqeY domain fusion protein, translated as MTPHDTADKPQDFIRQIIAEDLKSGKHSQVITRFPPEPNGFLHIGHAKSICLNFGIAKEYNSVCHLRFDDTNPGKESTEYVEAIKEDVRWLGYDWGEHLYYASDYFDKLYRYAIQLIEMGKAYVCHLSGEEIRAYRGTLTEPGKESPYRNRSVEENLELFERMRAGEFDEGECVLRAKIDMASPNILMRDPVIYRILKIPHHRTGDKWCIYPMYDFTHCLSDMLEGITHSLCTLEFENNRPLYDWFLDTLKTPCHPQQIEFARLNINYTVMSKRKLLQLVDEGHVNGWDDPRMLTLSGLRRRGYTPASIRNFCDIIGIGKRNSWVDMGVLENAVRDDLNDHAPRVLGVLRPLKVVITNYPEEQVEYFEAQNHPKNPEMGTRPLPFCREIYIEATDFMEDPPKKFFRLGPGREVRLRYAYFITCQEVIKDEEGNVVELRCTYDPETRGGSAPDGRKVKGTIHWVSARHGIPAEIRLYDRLFTVEHPDMDKKKDFKEFLNPHSLDILTDAIVEPGLARATLDDRFQFERQGYFCLDSKDSRPDHLVFNRIVTLRDTWQKMNKKNLNP; from the coding sequence ATGACACCACATGACACGGCTGACAAGCCGCAGGATTTCATCCGCCAGATCATTGCCGAAGACCTGAAATCGGGTAAACACTCCCAGGTGATCACCCGGTTCCCGCCCGAGCCCAACGGCTTTCTCCACATCGGCCATGCCAAGTCCATCTGCCTCAACTTCGGCATTGCAAAGGAGTACAACTCGGTCTGTCACCTCCGCTTTGACGACACCAATCCGGGCAAGGAATCCACTGAATACGTGGAGGCCATCAAGGAGGACGTGCGCTGGCTGGGCTACGACTGGGGCGAGCATCTTTATTATGCCTCGGACTATTTCGACAAACTCTACCGGTACGCCATCCAGCTCATCGAGATGGGCAAGGCCTATGTCTGCCATCTGAGCGGTGAGGAGATCCGTGCCTACCGGGGCACCCTGACCGAACCCGGCAAGGAGAGCCCCTATCGCAACCGGAGCGTGGAGGAGAACCTGGAGCTGTTCGAGCGGATGCGGGCAGGAGAGTTCGACGAGGGTGAGTGCGTCCTGCGGGCCAAGATCGACATGGCCTCGCCCAACATCCTGATGCGTGATCCGGTCATCTACCGGATCCTCAAGATACCCCATCACCGGACCGGGGATAAGTGGTGCATCTACCCGATGTACGATTTCACCCACTGCCTCTCGGACATGCTCGAAGGGATCACCCACTCCCTGTGCACCCTGGAATTCGAGAACAACCGGCCGCTCTACGACTGGTTCCTGGACACCCTCAAGACTCCCTGCCATCCCCAGCAGATCGAGTTTGCCCGCCTCAACATCAACTACACGGTGATGAGCAAACGTAAACTCCTGCAACTGGTGGACGAAGGGCACGTGAACGGCTGGGACGACCCCAGGATGCTGACCCTGTCCGGGCTGCGCCGCCGTGGCTACACACCGGCATCGATCCGAAATTTCTGCGATATCATCGGGATCGGCAAGCGCAACTCCTGGGTGGACATGGGCGTGCTGGAAAACGCGGTCCGCGACGATCTCAACGACCATGCCCCCCGCGTTCTGGGCGTGCTGCGGCCACTCAAGGTGGTCATCACCAACTACCCGGAAGAGCAGGTGGAGTATTTCGAGGCCCAGAACCACCCCAAGAACCCGGAGATGGGCACCCGTCCCCTGCCCTTTTGCCGCGAGATCTACATCGAAGCCACCGACTTCATGGAAGATCCGCCGAAGAAATTCTTCCGCCTCGGACCGGGCCGGGAAGTACGGCTGCGTTACGCCTATTTCATAACCTGTCAGGAGGTCATCAAGGACGAAGAGGGCAACGTTGTGGAGCTGCGCTGCACCTATGATCCGGAAACCAGAGGCGGATCAGCGCCGGATGGCCGCAAGGTCAAGGGCACCATCCACTGGGTTTCGGCCAGGCACGGCATCCCGGCCGAGATTCGGCTCTACGACCGCCTTTTCACGGTCGAGCATCCGGACATGGACAAGAAAAAGGACTTCAAGGAATTCCTCAACCCCCATTCCCTGGATATCCTGACCGATGCCATTGTCGAGCCCGGGCTGGCCAGGGCCACCCTGGATGACCGGTTCCAGTTCGAACGGCAGGGCTACTTCTGCCTGGACAGCAAGGACAGCCGGCCAGACCACCTGGTCTTCAACCGCATTGTTACCCTTCGCGATACCTGGCAGAAGATGAATAAAAAGAACCTGAATCCGTGA
- a CDS encoding MFS transporter: MNHSDRKILSVTCYGHFLSHCNMLVFPAILLPLSSRLGLGMAETLELGFWMYLLFGITALPWGLLSDRFGARPLLALFYVGAGVSALASGFFIDDPQILRWTLAGIGLFSGIYHPAGLGWIACCVSRTSTGMAYNGMFGNFGLATGPLLAGLINWLWGAQAVYVAVGLLNLAGIVFLVQVRTESQKKQTSHNSTNSSASWLGFGVLLVAMMLGGIVYRGTTVTLPSLFELKGQGIYTTLSSLLPGTLSGNVVATVITSGLYLVGMLGQFAGGRVGERFDLRRGYLAFHLVTIPLAFVIGRVTDVPLVLLATAHSFFLLGMQPIENTLVARLTPPGLHSSAYGMKFVLTFGIGALAVKLVHLVESSRGLAAVYPVLGLVSILLVLTIGVLIRATPQLSPSRHG; encoded by the coding sequence ATGAACCACAGTGATCGGAAAATACTGTCAGTCACCTGTTACGGTCATTTCCTGAGCCACTGCAACATGCTGGTCTTTCCGGCCATCCTGCTGCCGCTTTCCAGCAGGCTGGGCCTGGGCATGGCCGAGACCCTGGAACTCGGGTTCTGGATGTACCTGCTGTTCGGGATTACCGCCCTGCCGTGGGGCCTGCTCTCGGACCGGTTCGGGGCCAGGCCGCTGCTGGCGCTTTTCTATGTCGGCGCCGGGGTGTCGGCCCTGGCCAGTGGATTTTTCATCGATGATCCGCAGATCCTTCGCTGGACCCTGGCCGGCATCGGGCTCTTTTCCGGCATATACCATCCGGCGGGCCTGGGATGGATAGCCTGCTGTGTCTCCCGCACCTCCACCGGCATGGCCTATAACGGCATGTTCGGCAACTTCGGCCTGGCCACCGGGCCGCTGCTGGCCGGTCTCATCAACTGGCTCTGGGGGGCCCAGGCGGTGTACGTGGCCGTCGGCCTGCTCAACCTGGCCGGGATTGTCTTTCTCGTCCAGGTCCGTACCGAGTCCCAGAAAAAACAGACCAGCCACAACAGTACCAATAGTAGCGCCTCCTGGCTCGGCTTCGGGGTCCTGCTGGTGGCCATGATGCTTGGCGGCATCGTGTATCGTGGCACCACGGTCACCCTGCCATCACTCTTCGAGTTAAAGGGCCAGGGGATCTATACCACTCTCAGCAGCCTGCTTCCCGGAACCTTGTCCGGTAACGTGGTGGCCACGGTGATCACCTCCGGACTGTACCTGGTGGGGATGCTTGGCCAGTTTGCCGGTGGCCGGGTGGGGGAGCGGTTCGACCTGCGCCGGGGCTACCTGGCCTTTCACCTGGTGACCATCCCGCTGGCCTTTGTTATCGGCCGGGTGACCGATGTGCCGCTGGTCCTGCTGGCCACGGCCCACTCGTTTTTCCTCCTGGGGATGCAGCCCATCGAGAACACGCTGGTGGCCAGGCTCACCCCGCCGGGCCTCCACAGCTCGGCCTATGGGATGAAGTTCGTCCTTACCTTCGGGATCGGGGCCCTGGCCGTCAAGCTGGTGCACCTGGTGGAAAGCAGCCGCGGGCTTGCGGCCGTGTACCCGGTCCTGGGGCTGGTGTCCATTCTCCTGGTGCTGACCATCGGCGTTCTGATCAGGGCCACCCCACAGCTGTCACCATCCAGGCACGGTTGA
- a CDS encoding ABC transporter substrate-binding protein: MRKALLLIFLLVFNSCCSVAAQAAGTEDGLEEVVLQLKWQHQFQFAGYYAAVVKGFYREAGLKVILKERKPGIAIADELVFGRAQFAVEMPGLLLERQAGKPVVVLAAILQHSPEVVIARKDTGIASPHDLIGKRLMLMPHGNFETRAMFSHEGIRSTDLTILDHSWDIEDLISGRVDAQSGYLTDMPYVLEKRGIAYTLLFPINYGIDFYGDCLYTSSREMREHPERVRAFLEASLRGWQYAMEHPEEMIDIILEHYSTRLSRETLRYEAEKVRELMLPRFIQIGHMNPGRWRRIADTFVELGMLSADFPLDDFIYSPDKAAERPYLRLILPVLATAMLLVAFVALLLFTFNLKLKKSVQERTMELAMGEQRFREIFNSTSDALFIHDPVTGQLRDVNETMLKMYGCTREEALSRQLQDFSVGRPPYSQDDARKWLQKTLTEGPQVFEWHARRKNGELFWVEVSLKKSTIAGEDSILASVRDITDRRRLETELRQAQKMEAIGTLAGGIAHDFNNILTAIFGYLELAMFRGAKDATLLNHLEKAHLGAVRARDLVRQILAFSRKAEQSKRPLKLVDIISEVVSLLRSTIPASIEIRQDFRSEALVYADETQMHQVILNLCTNAYHAMEHTGGILTLALHDVAVDSDHPQPGITLDPGRYVRIMVRDTGSGMDEKTMAKIFEPYFTSKEHGKGTGLGMAVVHGIIKDCRGEIVVESAEGHGSTFTIYLPVHGARAIAGREPQAEQVDCRGDAQIMVVDDEETIRELVSAFLGQEGYIVEAFENGFAAWDLLSRDPERWDLLISDMTMPGMGGLELVRRVREIRPELPVILCTGYSKDMNEVEKKNELGIGMFLQKPLTRDELLQAVCSVLQKT, from the coding sequence ATGAGGAAGGCTCTTCTTCTGATATTCCTGCTGGTGTTCAACAGTTGTTGTTCTGTCGCTGCCCAGGCGGCAGGTACGGAGGACGGGCTGGAGGAGGTTGTTCTGCAGCTCAAGTGGCAGCATCAGTTCCAGTTTGCCGGCTATTATGCCGCTGTAGTCAAGGGATTTTACCGGGAAGCAGGGCTGAAAGTTATCCTGAAGGAAAGGAAACCTGGGATAGCCATTGCCGATGAACTGGTTTTCGGTCGGGCACAGTTTGCGGTGGAGATGCCGGGCCTGCTGCTCGAACGGCAGGCTGGCAAACCGGTTGTGGTCCTGGCGGCCATTCTCCAGCATTCCCCGGAGGTGGTTATAGCCCGGAAGGATACCGGGATCGCCAGTCCCCATGATCTGATCGGCAAGCGTCTCATGCTGATGCCCCATGGTAATTTCGAAACAAGAGCCATGTTCAGCCATGAAGGGATACGCAGCACTGATCTGACCATTCTCGATCACAGCTGGGATATCGAGGATCTGATCTCCGGCCGGGTCGATGCCCAGAGCGGTTACCTGACCGATATGCCGTATGTGCTGGAAAAGCGTGGCATTGCCTACACGTTGCTCTTTCCTATCAATTATGGAATCGATTTTTATGGAGACTGCCTCTATACCAGCAGCAGGGAGATGCGGGAGCATCCGGAGCGTGTCAGGGCCTTTCTGGAGGCAAGTCTGCGTGGCTGGCAGTATGCCATGGAGCATCCCGAGGAGATGATCGATATCATCCTGGAACACTACAGTACCAGGCTCAGCAGAGAAACCCTGCGGTACGAGGCGGAAAAGGTGCGGGAACTGATGCTGCCCAGGTTCATCCAGATCGGGCACATGAATCCCGGAAGGTGGCGTCGCATTGCCGATACCTTTGTCGAGCTTGGCATGCTCAGCGCGGATTTTCCCCTGGATGACTTCATCTACTCGCCTGATAAGGCAGCGGAACGGCCTTATCTGCGGCTGATTCTCCCTGTACTTGCCACCGCCATGCTGCTGGTGGCCTTCGTGGCTCTCCTGCTTTTCACCTTTAACCTGAAACTGAAGAAAAGCGTGCAGGAGAGAACCATGGAGCTGGCCATGGGCGAGCAGCGCTTCCGGGAAATCTTCAACTCCACCAGCGATGCATTGTTTATCCACGACCCTGTCACAGGTCAGTTGCGCGATGTCAACGAGACCATGCTCAAGATGTATGGCTGTACACGGGAGGAGGCACTTTCCAGGCAGCTTCAGGACTTCAGCGTGGGCAGGCCGCCATACTCCCAGGACGATGCAAGGAAGTGGCTGCAGAAAACCCTCACCGAGGGGCCGCAGGTTTTTGAATGGCATGCCAGGCGAAAAAATGGAGAGCTCTTCTGGGTGGAGGTGTCGCTGAAAAAATCGACCATTGCCGGGGAAGATTCCATCCTGGCATCGGTCAGGGATATAACCGATCGCAGGCGCCTGGAAACCGAGTTGCGGCAGGCACAGAAGATGGAAGCCATCGGCACACTTGCCGGCGGTATAGCCCATGATTTCAATAACATCCTGACGGCTATCTTCGGATATCTTGAGCTGGCCATGTTCAGGGGAGCCAAAGACGCTACCCTGCTGAATCATCTTGAGAAGGCGCATCTCGGTGCCGTCAGGGCCCGTGATCTGGTCCGGCAGATCCTGGCTTTCAGCCGCAAGGCAGAACAGAGTAAAAGGCCTCTCAAACTGGTAGACATCATCTCTGAAGTGGTCAGCCTGCTCCGTTCCACTATTCCGGCCTCCATCGAAATCAGGCAGGATTTCCGTTCGGAGGCCCTGGTGTATGCAGATGAGACCCAGATGCACCAGGTGATCCTGAATCTCTGTACCAATGCCTATCATGCCATGGAGCATACCGGAGGGATCCTTACCCTTGCCCTGCATGATGTTGCAGTAGACAGCGACCATCCGCAACCCGGGATCACGCTTGATCCCGGCCGGTATGTGCGGATTATGGTCCGTGATACGGGATCCGGCATGGATGAGAAAACCATGGCAAAAATCTTTGAGCCCTATTTCACCAGTAAAGAACATGGTAAAGGGACCGGTCTCGGGATGGCTGTCGTCCATGGGATCATTAAAGATTGCCGTGGGGAGATCGTCGTGGAAAGTGCGGAGGGGCATGGTTCCACGTTTACGATTTATCTACCGGTTCATGGGGCCAGGGCAATAGCTGGCAGGGAACCCCAGGCGGAACAGGTCGATTGCCGGGGAGATGCACAGATCATGGTGGTGGATGATGAAGAGACCATCAGGGAGCTGGTCAGCGCATTCCTTGGTCAGGAAGGTTATATTGTCGAGGCCTTTGAAAATGGTTTTGCGGCCTGGGACCTTCTGTCCAGGGATCCAGAGAGATGGGACCTGTTGATCTCCGATATGACCATGCCGGGCATGGGCGGGCTGGAACTGGTGAGGCGGGTAAGGGAAATCAGACCTGAACTGCCGGTTATCCTCTGCACCGGCTACAGTAAGGATATGAACGAGGTCGAGAAGAAAAATGAACTCGGCATTGGTATGTTTCTTCAGAAACCCTTGACCAGAGATGAGTTGCTGCAGGCCGTATGCAGCGTGCTGCAAAAAACGTAG
- a CDS encoding TIGR04211 family SH3 domain-containing protein, whose protein sequence is MSRFLLFSRCFPVMVVVLLLWSGAAMAEIRYVKPSLEVPVRRGQGMDYRIVVIVNDGTRVELLEEQGDWARIRTEKGKEGWILKRYLSTEPPLNEVVSRLKKENRTLQEKQATFKERIAELKATMQEEIDSLQAALQESESQKDECLAELDLVRNQYEALQRDAADVVQTKQQLKDTRREVEEVRQRYLTVEEENRRLRKNTSIKWFLAGSGVLLIGWLIGLGSGRSRKRRSSLL, encoded by the coding sequence ATGAGCCGTTTTCTTTTATTTTCTCGATGTTTCCCGGTGATGGTGGTTGTTCTCCTGCTCTGGAGTGGCGCGGCCATGGCCGAGATCCGCTATGTCAAACCCTCGCTGGAGGTGCCGGTACGCCGCGGCCAGGGCATGGACTACCGGATCGTGGTGATCGTCAACGATGGCACCAGGGTAGAGCTGCTTGAAGAACAGGGTGACTGGGCCAGGATCCGCACGGAAAAGGGCAAGGAGGGATGGATTCTCAAAAGGTATCTCTCCACGGAGCCGCCCCTGAACGAGGTGGTCTCCAGGCTGAAGAAGGAAAACAGGACCCTGCAGGAAAAACAGGCCACGTTCAAGGAACGGATAGCCGAACTCAAGGCGACCATGCAGGAAGAGATCGATTCCCTGCAGGCAGCGCTGCAGGAGAGCGAAAGCCAGAAAGACGAGTGCCTGGCCGAGCTGGACTTGGTCCGCAACCAGTACGAGGCCCTGCAACGGGATGCGGCCGATGTGGTGCAGACCAAGCAGCAGCTGAAAGACACCCGGCGGGAGGTGGAAGAGGTCCGCCAGCGCTACCTGACCGTGGAAGAGGAAAACCGGCGCCTGCGCAAAAACACCAGCATCAAGTGGTTCCTCGCCGGCAGTGGAGTGCTCCTCATCGGCTGGCTGATCGGCCTTGGCAGCGGCAGATCCCGCAAACGCCGCTCCTCCCTGCTCTGA
- a CDS encoding YaiI/YqxD family protein, which translates to MKIWVDADACPVVIKDILFRAAERTRVEMTLVANQPMRIPRSPWITFLQVAAGPDVADDEIIKRLNPGDLVITGDIPLAARVIERGAHALNPRGELYTTENINSRLSMRDFMDTLRASGIDTGGPPALSKQDRQTFANSLDRFLTGHTD; encoded by the coding sequence ATGAAAATATGGGTCGATGCCGACGCCTGTCCCGTAGTGATCAAGGATATCCTCTTCCGAGCGGCGGAACGTACCAGGGTGGAGATGACCCTGGTCGCCAACCAGCCGATGCGCATCCCCCGCTCCCCCTGGATAACCTTCCTCCAGGTAGCGGCAGGACCTGATGTGGCCGACGATGAGATCATAAAAAGGCTCAACCCCGGCGACCTGGTCATAACCGGCGACATCCCCCTGGCCGCCAGGGTCATCGAAAGGGGAGCCCATGCCCTGAACCCCCGCGGTGAACTCTACACCACCGAGAACATCAACTCCCGCCTGAGCATGAGGGATTTCATGGATACCCTCCGCGCCAGCGGCATCGACACCGGCGGCCCGCCAGCCCTGAGCAAACAGGATCGGCAAACCTTTGCCAACAGCCTGGACCGGTTCCTGACCGGCCACACAGATTAG